In one window of Gossypium arboreum isolate Shixiya-1 chromosome 4, ASM2569848v2, whole genome shotgun sequence DNA:
- the LOC108459401 gene encoding protein PHYTOCHROME KINASE SUBSTRATE 4-like isoform X2: protein MPNLELDPISSAPQRDVSSTSCADGYGYGYGMTYRVRSFHATPTASSEASWNSQTGLLSNPPGAIAVSMTMKNPSTDHKRKGCGKLKWLWGRSCPCSGNKSVQVEPKTPLGMNQKSSSVADGDNKREERLLASNPHRMSAENQFDSSLGRQRVVASVSASARPRPLMISDGYSGTAVAGFTFPILNQQPTSSHLKTAVPLNRNHNSLNDGGEDPPRDSLEVFRPSDQSSSISVPKKLVSITDDDVGSDTSSDLFEIESFSTTTQGQTTSNPLYHRRDSMDEASSFNIRRSMVLAAAASPMMSECYEPSEASIEWSVTTAEGCGEAEENITAVGKGGKKKSGNGGLLSCRCEKAVSVGPNPVKYVPPQRQAATTINHVGCAM, encoded by the coding sequence ATGCCCAACCTGGAATTAGATCCTATTTCATCAGCGCCCCAGCGTGATGTTTCCTCCACGTCTTGTGCCGACGGCTATGGCTATGGCTATGGCATGACCTATCGAGTTCGTTCTTTCCATGCAACTCCAACGGCTTCATCGGAGGCTAGCTGGAATAGCCAGACTGGTCTTTTGTCGAATCCTCCTGGCGCCATTGCGGTGTCTATGACCATGAAAAATCCTTCCACTGATCACAAGAGAAAAGGGTGTGGTAAATTGAAATGGCTTTGGGGCCGAAGCTGTCCCTGCTCCGGCAACAAATCCGTTCAAGTTGAGCCCAAAACACCCTTGGGCATGAATCAGAAAAGTTCAAGCGTTGCCGACGGAGATAATAAACGGGAAGAGAGATTATTAGCCTCTAATCCTCACAGGATGTCAGCAGAGAATCAATTTGATTCCAGCTTAGGGCGACAGCGTGTGGTAGCTTCGGTTTCAGCATCAGCAAGACCAAGGCCCCTGATGATAAGTGATGGCTACTCCGGGACAGCTGTAGCTGGTTTCACCTTTCCAATACTTAATCAACAACCAACATCATCCCATCTTAAAACGGCAGTGCCGCTGAATAGAAATCATAACTCCCTTAATGATGGTGGTGAGGATCCACCTCGAGACTCGTTGGAGGTGTTCCGACCTTCTGACCAATCATCATCTATATCTGTTCCAAAGAAACTGGTGTCCATAACTGACGATGATGTTGGCAGTGATACCAGCTCAGACTTGTTCGAAATCGAGAGCTTTTCCACGACCACCCAGGGCCAGACCACGTCAAATCCACTGTACCATCGTCGAGATTCGATGGATGAGGCCTCCAGCTTTAATATAAGAAGATCGATGGTATTAGCAGCAGCAGCTTCGCCGATGATGTCGGAGTGTTACGAGCCGAGCGAGGCAAGCATAGAGTGGAGCGTGACGACGGCAGAAGGGTGTGGTGAAGCGGAGGAGAACATCACAGCGGTTGGCAAAGGGGGGAAGAAGAAATCAGGGAATGGGGGGTTGTTGAGCTGTCGATGCGAGAAGGCGGTGAGCGTGGGGCCTAACCCCGTCAAGTACGTGCCCCCTCAGAGACAGGCAGCTACTACAATCAACCATGTGGGCTGCGCAATGTGA
- the LOC108459401 gene encoding protein PHYTOCHROME KINASE SUBSTRATE 4-like isoform X1 gives MQTMNGVGSFEERSLEQGLEPSFSCSSSVQHKAKLRADEDTEISIFDAQRYFNETTSDIRVCKRVSPLNMPNLELDPISSAPQRDVSSTSCADGYGYGYGMTYRVRSFHATPTASSEASWNSQTGLLSNPPGAIAVSMTMKNPSTDHKRKGCGKLKWLWGRSCPCSGNKSVQVEPKTPLGMNQKSSSVADGDNKREERLLASNPHRMSAENQFDSSLGRQRVVASVSASARPRPLMISDGYSGTAVAGFTFPILNQQPTSSHLKTAVPLNRNHNSLNDGGEDPPRDSLEVFRPSDQSSSISVPKKLVSITDDDVGSDTSSDLFEIESFSTTTQGQTTSNPLYHRRDSMDEASSFNIRRSMVLAAAASPMMSECYEPSEASIEWSVTTAEGCGEAEENITAVGKGGKKKSGNGGLLSCRCEKAVSVGPNPVKYVPPQRQAATTINHVGCAM, from the coding sequence ATGCAAACTATGAATGGTGTAGGAAGCTTTGAAGAACGCTCCCTGGAACAGGGACTTGAACCTTCCTTTTCTTGCAGTTCCTCCGTCCAACACAAAGCCAAACTCAGAGCAGATGAGGACACTGAGATTAGCATTTTCGATGCCCAGAGATACTTCAACGAAACCACCAGCGATATCAGAGTGTGCAAGAGGGTTTCCCCGCTTAACATGCCCAACCTGGAATTAGATCCTATTTCATCAGCGCCCCAGCGTGATGTTTCCTCCACGTCTTGTGCCGACGGCTATGGCTATGGCTATGGCATGACCTATCGAGTTCGTTCTTTCCATGCAACTCCAACGGCTTCATCGGAGGCTAGCTGGAATAGCCAGACTGGTCTTTTGTCGAATCCTCCTGGCGCCATTGCGGTGTCTATGACCATGAAAAATCCTTCCACTGATCACAAGAGAAAAGGGTGTGGTAAATTGAAATGGCTTTGGGGCCGAAGCTGTCCCTGCTCCGGCAACAAATCCGTTCAAGTTGAGCCCAAAACACCCTTGGGCATGAATCAGAAAAGTTCAAGCGTTGCCGACGGAGATAATAAACGGGAAGAGAGATTATTAGCCTCTAATCCTCACAGGATGTCAGCAGAGAATCAATTTGATTCCAGCTTAGGGCGACAGCGTGTGGTAGCTTCGGTTTCAGCATCAGCAAGACCAAGGCCCCTGATGATAAGTGATGGCTACTCCGGGACAGCTGTAGCTGGTTTCACCTTTCCAATACTTAATCAACAACCAACATCATCCCATCTTAAAACGGCAGTGCCGCTGAATAGAAATCATAACTCCCTTAATGATGGTGGTGAGGATCCACCTCGAGACTCGTTGGAGGTGTTCCGACCTTCTGACCAATCATCATCTATATCTGTTCCAAAGAAACTGGTGTCCATAACTGACGATGATGTTGGCAGTGATACCAGCTCAGACTTGTTCGAAATCGAGAGCTTTTCCACGACCACCCAGGGCCAGACCACGTCAAATCCACTGTACCATCGTCGAGATTCGATGGATGAGGCCTCCAGCTTTAATATAAGAAGATCGATGGTATTAGCAGCAGCAGCTTCGCCGATGATGTCGGAGTGTTACGAGCCGAGCGAGGCAAGCATAGAGTGGAGCGTGACGACGGCAGAAGGGTGTGGTGAAGCGGAGGAGAACATCACAGCGGTTGGCAAAGGGGGGAAGAAGAAATCAGGGAATGGGGGGTTGTTGAGCTGTCGATGCGAGAAGGCGGTGAGCGTGGGGCCTAACCCCGTCAAGTACGTGCCCCCTCAGAGACAGGCAGCTACTACAATCAACCATGTGGGCTGCGCAATGTGA